Part of the Moraxella ovis genome is shown below.
TCCTGCATCAGGTTTTGCTGCAGAGCTAGCAGCAGCAGCGGTCGTGATGGGTGCATCTAGCTTGGGTATTCCTGTATCTAGTACGCACATTCTGGTGGGTGCGGTATTGGGTATTGGTATTGTTAATAAGAACACCAACTGGAAGCTCATGAAGCCGATTGGACTTGCTTGGGTCATCACATTGCCAGCGGCAGCATGTATTAGTGCGCTGTTCTTTGTGGTGCTGTCTAATGTGATGTAAGTACACATCAGCCCTCAAGCGACTTGTTATGATGATCATGGCAAGTCGTTTTATTACAAAGCCATCAACCAAAGCAAATTAAAAATAAAAATGATCTGCGCATGATGGGATAAATTTGATATACTCATGCCAAATTTATCGACTTGTATTATGGCTAACGGAGTGATCATGAGTGACCATATCGAACCGACATTAGAGCAGCGCCGTATTATCTATCAGGCGCGCCGCGGTCTAAAGGAACTTGATTATTATATTGACCCTTATGTCAAAGAGCATTATCTAAGCGCGTCTGACGATGAGCAGGCGGCATTTGTGCGTTTATTGGAGCATGAGGATCCTGATTTGTTGTTGTTTTTCTTGGGTCAAGAACGTCCGGATGATGAGGGTGTGGCGCGTCTGATTGAGCGCATGAAACAGCTAAAATATGCTAACTAAAACTCCCAATTTCTCCAAAAACATCCTAAACTTAGACATCGTAATCCATCAAAGTCGCCTAAGATTTATCCCTTGGGCGGCATTTGTGATTGCAGTGATGCTCATCTCTTGGCAGGCGTTATTGGTGGGGCAATGTGTGCTGTTACTTGCCATTATCAGTGTGCTCTCGTGGATTTATGTAGGGCGTATTAAGATCGTATGGATGGGCTGTACGCATACTGATGGCCTGTGGCAGCTTAGTGTTGGCCGAGGTATCGGGCGAGGTGTAAGGCGACAGCTATGGCAGGCATATCTACTATCCAGTCAGCGGGCGATCGGTATGAATGGGGCGGTGGTATTAAAATTCTATGTGATTGAACCTAGAAAGCGATACTTTGAGGTAATGATTCATCGGCGTGATGTGGCAGATGCTGATTATCGTAAGCTATTGGGTCTTTGTGCTTTATCATCTAAGCTGATGGCAAATTAATAATAAGTGCATAAAAAATTACACAACAACCACACTTTTATGATTTGATTTTGATAAGATGATGGTGAGTTTCTCGGTAAGTTAAACAATGCTTGGTAAGTTAAACAATGCTTGTTGTTTCACATTACAATAATGTATCAAGATTTAATCACTAAGGATAATCCATGAGCTTACTTCAATCTATCGTAACCCAAGTCGTTCAAAATGCCGTACAAGGCGACCAAAGATCACAGCAGCAGGACGGTCTAGGTGATCTATTGGGTGGACTGGCTGGCAATCAAAATTCTAACGCAGGTCTTGGCGGTGTTCTAGGTCAAGTTCTAGG
Proteins encoded:
- a CDS encoding FAD assembly factor SdhE — its product is MSDHIEPTLEQRRIIYQARRGLKELDYYIDPYVKEHYLSASDDEQAAFVRLLEHEDPDLLLFFLGQERPDDEGVARLIERMKQLKYAN